One segment of Pyrococcus sp. ST04 DNA contains the following:
- the gcvT gene encoding glycine cleavage system aminomethyltransferase GcvT → MAKRVHLFDWHKEHAKKIEVFAGWEMPIWYSSIKEEHLAVRNAVGVFDVSHMGEIVFRGKDALKFLQYVTTNDISKPPAISGTYTLVLNERGAIKDETLVFNMGNNEYFMICDADAFEKLYAWFTYLKKTIEQFTKLDLEIELKTYDIAMFAVQGPKARDLAKDLFGIDINEMWWFQARWVELDGIKMLLSRSGYTGENGFEVYIEDANPYHPDESKRGEPEKALHVWERILEEGKKYGIKPAGLGARDTLRLEAGYTLYGNETKELQLLSTDIDEVTPLQANLEFAIYWDKDFIGKEALLKQKERGLGRKLVHFKMVDKGIPREGYKVYAEGKEIGEVTSGTMSPLLGIGIGIAFVKEEYAKPGIEIEIEIRGQRKKAVTVTPPFYDPKKYGLFRET, encoded by the coding sequence ATGGCAAAAAGGGTCCATCTTTTTGATTGGCATAAGGAACATGCAAAGAAAATTGAAGTTTTTGCTGGCTGGGAGATGCCTATATGGTACTCAAGCATAAAGGAGGAGCACCTAGCTGTAAGGAATGCAGTTGGAGTTTTTGATGTCTCTCATATGGGAGAAATTGTATTTAGGGGCAAGGATGCACTAAAGTTCCTCCAGTACGTAACAACTAACGACATTAGTAAACCGCCAGCAATAAGTGGAACCTATACTCTCGTTCTAAATGAAAGGGGAGCAATAAAGGATGAAACCCTCGTCTTCAATATGGGAAACAACGAGTACTTTATGATTTGTGACGCTGATGCTTTTGAGAAGCTCTATGCTTGGTTTACATACCTAAAGAAAACAATAGAACAGTTCACGAAGTTGGATTTAGAGATAGAGCTCAAAACCTACGACATAGCAATGTTTGCAGTTCAAGGTCCAAAAGCCAGGGATTTAGCCAAGGATCTGTTCGGAATAGACATAAACGAAATGTGGTGGTTCCAAGCAAGATGGGTGGAACTCGACGGAATTAAAATGCTACTTTCAAGAAGCGGGTACACTGGAGAAAATGGATTCGAAGTGTACATAGAAGATGCAAACCCCTACCATCCAGATGAAAGTAAGAGGGGAGAACCAGAAAAGGCCCTCCACGTTTGGGAGAGAATACTTGAGGAAGGTAAGAAGTATGGAATTAAGCCTGCTGGCCTAGGAGCAAGAGATACGCTGAGACTTGAGGCCGGTTACACGCTTTACGGAAATGAGACCAAAGAATTACAGCTTTTAAGCACGGACATAGATGAGGTTACCCCCCTCCAAGCTAACCTTGAGTTTGCAATATACTGGGATAAGGACTTCATAGGAAAAGAAGCATTACTCAAGCAGAAAGAGAGAGGGCTAGGAAGAAAACTTGTCCACTTCAAGATGGTGGATAAAGGAATTCCAAGGGAAGGATACAAGGTATATGCAGAAGGTAAGGAAATAGGAGAAGTTACGAGTGGAACAATGTCCCCACTTCTTGGCATTGGAATAGGGATCGCCTTTGTTAAAGAAGAATATGCAAAGCCTGGAATTGAGATTGAGATAGAGATAAGAGGACAGAGAAAGAAAGCAGTCACAGTCACTCCACCCTTCTATGATCCAAAGAAGTACGGACTATTCAGAGAAACTTAG
- the pepQ gene encoding Xaa-Pro dipeptidase PepQ yields the protein MEEKFKRLLEFAEKNSLDGILITKSPNVYYFSGASPLSGGYVLLKDSEIKLYVPELEFEMAKEESRIPVEKFKRIEEFYEELKGIRTLGIEGSLSFSFVEELRNKADIREFKKVDDIIKELRIVKDKGELEIIEKACEIADRAVMAAIEEITEGKREREVAAKVEYLMKMNGAEKPAFDTIIASGYRSALPHGVASDKRIEKGDLVVIDLGALYNHYNSDITRTIVVGSPNEKQKEIYEIVLEAQKKAVEAAKPGMTAKELDSIARDVIKEYGYGDYFIHSLGHGVGLEIHEWPRISQYDKTVLKEGMVITIEPGIYIPKFGGVRIEDTVVITKNGARRLTKTERELI from the coding sequence ATGGAAGAGAAGTTTAAGAGACTTTTGGAATTTGCTGAGAAAAATTCTCTTGACGGAATATTAATAACAAAATCTCCAAACGTCTATTACTTCTCAGGTGCTTCTCCTCTGTCTGGGGGATACGTTCTCTTAAAAGATTCCGAGATTAAACTCTATGTCCCAGAACTCGAGTTTGAAATGGCAAAAGAAGAGAGCAGAATACCCGTTGAAAAGTTTAAGAGAATAGAAGAATTCTATGAAGAACTTAAAGGAATAAGAACTCTTGGTATAGAGGGTTCTCTTTCCTTCTCGTTTGTTGAAGAGTTAAGAAACAAGGCCGATATTAGGGAGTTCAAGAAGGTCGATGACATAATAAAGGAGCTAAGAATAGTAAAAGACAAAGGAGAGCTAGAAATAATTGAAAAAGCTTGTGAAATAGCAGATAGAGCAGTTATGGCAGCCATAGAGGAAATTACCGAAGGAAAAAGGGAGAGAGAAGTCGCGGCAAAAGTTGAGTACTTAATGAAGATGAACGGAGCTGAAAAGCCCGCATTTGACACAATAATCGCAAGTGGGTACAGATCTGCATTGCCCCATGGAGTAGCCAGCGATAAGAGAATAGAAAAAGGAGATTTAGTAGTTATTGATTTGGGAGCCCTTTACAATCACTATAATTCCGACATAACGAGGACAATAGTTGTTGGATCCCCGAATGAGAAACAAAAGGAAATCTATGAAATAGTTCTAGAAGCACAAAAGAAGGCAGTAGAAGCGGCAAAGCCCGGAATGACTGCCAAAGAGCTTGACTCAATAGCAAGAGATGTCATAAAAGAGTATGGGTATGGGGACTACTTCATCCATAGTCTAGGCCATGGTGTCGGCCTTGAGATACACGAATGGCCAAGAATAAGCCAGTATGACAAAACAGTTCTAAAGGAAGGCATGGTAATAACTATAGAGCCAGGAATTTACATACCGAAATTTGGCGGTGTTAGAATAGAGGATACTGTCGTGATTACAAAGAACGGAGCTAGAAGGTTGACAAAGACTGAAAGAGAGCTTATCTAA
- a CDS encoding aspartate/glutamate racemase family protein yields MFGWRGKIGLIVPSSNTTMEMELHSYLPEGVSLHTARMPLKNVNEEELTKMSSYAIDAAKLLADAEVEIIAFGCTSGSFIGGKDFEKELEMKIEEEVNIETFTTSTAVLEALNILDVHSLMVVTPYIEEINQKEKEFLEANGFEVLDIRGLGIESNTEIGKLEPYVAYRLAKATYIEEADGIFISCTNFRTFEIIEKLEEDLGIPVVTSNQATLWMALRELDIKEKLPLGKLLREY; encoded by the coding sequence ATGTTTGGATGGAGGGGAAAGATAGGGCTTATAGTCCCATCATCAAACACCACGATGGAAATGGAGCTACATTCATACTTACCTGAGGGTGTATCTCTTCATACGGCAAGAATGCCATTGAAAAATGTTAATGAGGAAGAGTTAACTAAGATGAGTAGCTATGCAATAGATGCTGCAAAACTACTAGCCGATGCAGAAGTTGAAATAATAGCATTCGGCTGCACTAGTGGATCTTTCATTGGAGGGAAAGACTTTGAGAAGGAGCTGGAAATGAAGATAGAAGAAGAGGTAAACATTGAGACTTTCACCACGAGTACTGCAGTTTTAGAAGCATTGAACATCCTGGACGTTCATTCTTTAATGGTCGTTACGCCGTATATTGAAGAGATAAACCAAAAAGAGAAAGAGTTTCTCGAGGCAAATGGTTTTGAAGTTTTGGATATCAGAGGGCTTGGGATTGAAAGCAATACAGAGATAGGAAAACTTGAACCCTATGTCGCTTACAGGCTTGCAAAAGCAACGTACATAGAGGAGGCAGATGGGATATTCATAAGTTGTACCAACTTCAGAACTTTTGAAATAATAGAGAAGTTGGAAGAGGATTTAGGAATCCCCGTTGTTACGAGCAATCAGGCAACTCTTTGGATGGCTCTTAGAGAGCTAGATATTAAGGAAAAACTGCCCTTGGGAAAACTACTTCGGGAGTACTAA
- the rnz gene encoding ribonuclease Z — protein sequence MITLTFLGTGGIKPTPERNVPSIAIKIGKEVILFDCGEGTLRQLEISGISPMKISKIFITHFHGDHYIGLLSLIQTMNLWDRKEPLEIYGPPGAVTFVKNLLRTGYFLPTFKIIINEVWEGDVIKNKEYKVVPFEVSHGVPALGYVFKERDKRGNFDLEKIKRLGLSPGPWMKELEKRGKIEISGIEIRLEDVTGPKKRGAKIVYTGDTEPITLGDLCKDCDMLIHEATYISPEDRGESYHSTIGEACNSFVESRCKVLALFHRGPRYKYSEYKIAAKKICPQAYVPRDFDRILAGNGNVIFEVR from the coding sequence ATGATAACGCTTACATTCCTGGGGACTGGTGGAATAAAGCCAACTCCAGAAAGGAATGTTCCAAGCATAGCCATAAAAATTGGAAAAGAGGTTATTCTTTTTGACTGTGGAGAGGGAACGCTCAGACAGCTTGAGATTTCTGGAATAAGTCCTATGAAAATATCAAAAATTTTCATAACGCACTTTCATGGAGATCATTACATTGGTCTGCTCTCCCTTATTCAAACAATGAACCTTTGGGATAGAAAAGAGCCTCTAGAAATTTATGGCCCTCCTGGGGCTGTTACATTTGTGAAAAATCTGTTGAGGACTGGATACTTTTTACCAACATTCAAAATTATCATCAATGAAGTATGGGAGGGGGATGTAATAAAGAATAAGGAATACAAGGTTGTCCCTTTTGAGGTATCGCACGGGGTACCAGCACTTGGGTATGTCTTCAAAGAGAGGGATAAGAGAGGAAATTTTGACTTGGAAAAAATAAAGAGACTTGGATTGTCCCCTGGTCCGTGGATGAAAGAGCTTGAAAAACGAGGGAAGATAGAAATTAGCGGAATTGAGATAAGGTTGGAGGATGTTACAGGGCCTAAGAAAAGGGGGGCAAAAATAGTCTATACTGGAGACACTGAGCCCATAACACTTGGAGACCTTTGTAAAGATTGTGATATGCTTATTCATGAAGCCACATATATCTCACCAGAGGACAGGGGAGAGAGCTACCACTCTACGATAGGGGAGGCTTGTAACTCTTTTGTGGAGAGTAGATGCAAAGTACTAGCACTCTTCCATAGAGGGCCTCGATACAAATATAGTGAATACAAAATTGCCGCAAAGAAAATATGTCCACAAGCTTATGTCCCCAGGGATTTTGACAGAATTCTAGCGGGGAATGGAAATGTCATATTTGAGGTACGTTAG
- a CDS encoding TraB domain-containing protein — protein MSYLRYVRVIGTVHVLRESIEEVRRIILEERPDAVAIELDHGRLVGLLRKEKLTLSQALRMGKVGILGYILQEVENYIGRDFGAFPGEEMIEAYEIAMSLRIPVYLIDQPIHITLQKLLAAPTVEKLRALSEIVSIPFIRREIDLSDYRAMEREFKSKYPTFYRVLVEERNQYMAKNLMRIVDSILEEKKKAKVIAVVGLGHKKGIEKILNAYSPRALKSKSL, from the coding sequence ATGTCATATTTGAGGTACGTTAGGGTTATTGGAACTGTACATGTACTGCGAGAGAGTATTGAGGAAGTCAGAAGGATAATACTTGAGGAAAGGCCTGACGCTGTTGCAATAGAGCTTGACCACGGAAGACTAGTTGGATTGTTAAGAAAAGAGAAGCTAACTCTTTCTCAAGCATTAAGAATGGGGAAAGTTGGAATTCTAGGATATATTCTTCAGGAGGTTGAGAACTATATAGGAAGAGATTTTGGGGCATTTCCGGGAGAGGAAATGATTGAGGCTTATGAAATTGCAATGTCTTTGAGGATACCAGTCTATCTGATAGATCAACCTATCCATATAACATTACAAAAGCTTCTCGCTGCGCCTACAGTAGAAAAGCTTAGGGCTCTATCTGAAATAGTAAGTATTCCTTTTATCAGGAGAGAGATAGACCTCTCCGACTATAGGGCGATGGAAAGGGAGTTCAAGAGTAAGTATCCAACGTTTTATAGAGTTCTTGTTGAGGAGAGGAACCAATATATGGCAAAAAACTTGATGAGAATTGTTGACTCAATCCTTGAGGAAAAGAAAAAAGCAAAGGTGATTGCTGTAGTTGGGCTTGGACATAAGAAAGGAATAGAAAAAATTCTAAATGCCTACAGCCCGAGAGCGTTGAAGAGCAAGTCTCTGTAA
- the pyrE gene encoding orotate phosphoribosyltransferase — protein sequence MKDELISMIIEEGCIKFGHFVLTSGKESNYYIDIKKLITNPKALKIIAKMIKEKAEELNLEYDKVAGPELGAVPIATALSLETEKPLLIIRKKKKEYGTGKQIEGEIKEGDRVLLVEDVTTTGGSVLRAAKILENEGAKVVGIFVVVDREEGAKENIEKEGYKLYPLVLVSELFEAAKVQSS from the coding sequence ATGAAGGATGAACTGATAAGTATGATTATAGAGGAAGGATGCATAAAGTTTGGACACTTTGTACTCACATCGGGGAAGGAGAGTAACTACTACATAGACATAAAGAAGCTAATAACAAATCCAAAGGCTCTAAAGATAATTGCAAAGATGATAAAAGAAAAGGCTGAGGAATTAAATTTAGAATACGACAAGGTTGCAGGACCAGAACTTGGAGCAGTTCCTATAGCTACTGCCCTCTCCCTCGAGACTGAGAAGCCCCTTCTAATAATTAGAAAAAAGAAAAAGGAATATGGAACAGGAAAACAGATAGAGGGGGAAATAAAGGAAGGAGACAGAGTTCTCCTCGTAGAAGACGTGACAACAACAGGCGGGAGCGTTCTCAGGGCGGCAAAAATTTTAGAGAATGAAGGCGCAAAGGTTGTTGGAATATTTGTCGTCGTCGATAGAGAGGAAGGAGCAAAAGAAAATATTGAGAAGGAAGGATACAAACTTTATCCCCTTGTTTTAGTTAGTGAACTCTTTGAAGCTGCCAAAGTTCAGAGCTCTTAA
- a CDS encoding 50S ribosomal protein L21e, producing MVQKAHSFRRKTRKKLRKHPRRRGLPPLTRFLQEFEVGQKVHIVIEPSYHKGMPDPRFHGRTGTVVGKRGDAYIVEVPDGNKVKTLFIHPVHLRPQK from the coding sequence ATGGTTCAAAAGGCTCACAGCTTTAGGAGAAAGACTAGAAAAAAGCTTAGGAAGCATCCCAGGAGAAGGGGACTTCCTCCACTTACAAGGTTCCTTCAGGAGTTTGAAGTTGGTCAAAAGGTGCACATAGTAATCGAGCCAAGCTATCACAAAGGTATGCCGGATCCTAGGTTTCACGGCAGAACAGGGACAGTAGTTGGCAAAAGGGGAGATGCATACATAGTAGAAGTACCTGACGGAAATAAGGTAAAAACATTGTTCATCCACCCAGTCCATCTCAGGCCCCAGAAGTGA